The following proteins are encoded in a genomic region of Liolophura sinensis isolate JHLJ2023 chromosome 7, CUHK_Ljap_v2, whole genome shotgun sequence:
- the LOC135471178 gene encoding interferon-inducible GTPase 5-like, producing MGEEENRFSHDFLQVGGYADSSASVRRRAGDVESEELLDIRLPQEGFPSPADGEEALFQDIEEDLAGYIDVSVDVGIVRRNGVDILDFIQTILADGTGRGVAKKTKGNYTAYIYPPLPNVYIWDLPAVGNPGDEYLKTLQVDNYEFFLILCDTEFRETEMWLAKEFAKRKKGFFFVRTKINGIFEDPSSSENMSKIRRALVETIDPIFCKYPRFVIANHGLFSLDIQELKSKFRQAVVGLKRFQPLIYQTNSLQKDMQSLCEEWRSAKINIAVVGESGTGKSSFVNAVRNLKAGDKGAARVGVKETTVETIPYPHPDNENVIFWDLPGVGTLNFPRKDYLQAIEVDRYDCFIIISSMRFTVDAKWLSEQVEQRKKPHFVVRTKFDEAIKDKDYKEVKEKITEDIKKNINVSDSRIYVISNVDRHLHDFPRLLEDIILEIPSVKKQSLLLTLSGYSEKLIQMKKDALKPRLLKVATMSGSVGAIPIPGIDTAVDLGILVGEARFYRETFGLSEGRLRQLAEQHEINVERFNEAMSKTRTLTLTKTGIKTALEASRIGLSLATKTTLTSVLEVVVPVVGSVVSGGISFAMMYGFLRKMLNDYASDATSVHALCAKKVADNATKST from the coding sequence GAACTTTTGGATATTCGTCTACCACAAGAAGGGTTTCCATCCCCAGCGGATGGGGAGGAAGCCCTGTTTCAGGACATTGAAGAGGACCTTGCAGGTTACATAGACGTTTCGGTCGATGTAGGAATTGTCAGAAGGAATGGTGTTGATATATTAGACTTCATACAAACCATTCTAGCTGACGGAACTGGGCGTGGTGTGGCCAAAAAGACGAAAGGCAACTATACAGCTTACATCTACCCACCACTTCCCAATGTTTACATCTGGGATCTGCCTGCTGTTGGAAATCCCGGAGATGAGTATTTAAAAACACTACAAGTGGACAATTACGAATTTTTCCTTATACTGTGTGACACAGAGTTTAGAGAGACGGAGATGTGGTTAGCAAAGGAGTTTGCCAAACGGAAGAAGGGCTTCTTCTTTGTTCGCACGAAAATTAATGGAATATTTGAAGATCCATCAAGCTCAGAAAACATGTCCAAAATACGAAGGGCATTAGTTGAAACAATTGACcccatattttgtaaatatccCCGATTTGTTATAGCGAACCACGGGCTGTTCTCCCTTGACATTCAGGAACTGAAGTCAAAGTTTCGCCAAGCCGTAGTAGGGCTGAAAAGATTTCAACCTTTGATTTATCAAACCAATAGTTTACAGAAAGATATGCAGTCTCTGTGTGAGGAATGGAGGTCTGCAAAGATCAATATAGCTGTAGTTGGGGAGTCAGGCACTGGAAAGTCCTCGTTTGTTAATGCAGTACGAAATCTGAAAGCGGGTGATAAAGGGGCGGCTAGGGTTGGTGTAAAGGAGACCACGGTTGAAACCATCCCCTATCCCCACCCAGATAATGAAAATGTCATATTCTGGGATCTACCTGGTGTTGGTACATTAAATTTTCCTCGCAAAGACTATCTCCAAGCTATTGAAGTGGATAGGTACGACTGCTTCATTATCATATCATCCATGCGATTCACGGTGGACGCAAAGTGGTTGTCCGAACAGGTTGAACAGAGAAAGAAACCCCATTTCGTTGTTCGCACGAAATTTGACGAGGCAATAAAGGACAAAGACTACAAAGAAGTTAAAGAGAAAATCACTGAGGACATAAAAAAGAACATTAATGTTTCAGACAGTCGGATTTATGTGATTTCTAACGTTGACAGGCATCTGCATGACTTCCCACGTTTATTGGAGGACATAATCCTAGAAATACCATCGGTGAAGAAACAATCACTGCTGTTGACCCTTTCTGGCTATTCTGAAAAACTCATTCAGATGAAAAAGGATGCTTTGAAGCCAAGATTGTTGAAAGTGGCTACAATGTCGGGGTCGGTTGGAGCAATACCCATACCAGGAATAGACACTGCTGTGGATCTGGGAATTCTCGTGGGTGAGGCAAGGTTCTACCGAGAAACGTTTGGGCTCAGCGAAGGACGACTGAGGCAGCTAGCAGAACAGCATGAAATAAATGTGGAACGTTTCAACGAGGCTATGTCGAAAACCCGCACATTGACATTAACGAAGACTGGCATAAAGACTGCTCTCGAGGCTAGTCGTATCGGATTATCACTTGCCACAAAGACAACGCTCACTTCGGTGTTAGAAGTTGTCGTTCCTGTAGTTGGATCCGTGGTCAGTGGGGGCATCTCCTTTGCAATGATGTATGGCTTTCTGAGAAAAATGCTAAACGACTATGCTTCAGACGCCACCTCGGTTCATGCATTGTGTGCGAAGAAAGTAGCAGATAACGCCACAAAATCCACATAA